A genomic stretch from Desulfotignum balticum DSM 7044 includes:
- a CDS encoding SLC13 family permease, protein MQADNTIAADGGNVRASQEAAAGADRSPADRKQMIYWAVIVIAPLIVMMVPTGETFTPVIRNFLAITLCAILIFAFETLPQMIPAILLPVAYVVTGIAPEQAVFGPWSTSVPWMFMGGILMANCLESAGLLRRVAYWCIIKTGGTYNRILYGIMFTGIILNLLIPAQAVIPLAAFTYGICLALDLGRSKESAGIMLTGAMAALTPLYFFYNPNFNIIAGAGITVYDVPMTWFLYLFHNAPMILWSFFCVFLITKIFKPSKEINCKAYVSEAYDKLGTLTSKEKKGLFVTVLLVIFLMTGGLHHINIGWGFAVAGCLMYLPGIRVGTEDDIKRINFSLLFFVTACMAIGAASNVLGIGKIIAQYSTPMMEASGSMFTLVLVWVLSVVSNFIMTPLAIWAAFTAPLAEIALSVDINPFSFYYVINMATNQIILPYEYALVLIYFSFGLIRLQDFVKFFSIKMVFNIIFIVLIMIPYWKFIGLI, encoded by the coding sequence ATGCAAGCCGACAACACCATTGCCGCAGACGGCGGCAACGTCAGGGCTTCCCAGGAGGCTGCGGCCGGAGCCGACCGCAGCCCGGCGGACAGAAAGCAGATGATTTACTGGGCCGTGATCGTGATTGCCCCTTTGATCGTCATGATGGTGCCCACGGGCGAGACCTTTACCCCGGTGATCCGGAATTTTCTGGCCATCACCCTGTGTGCCATCCTGATCTTTGCCTTTGAAACCCTGCCCCAGATGATCCCGGCCATTCTTTTGCCCGTGGCCTATGTGGTCACGGGGATCGCCCCGGAACAGGCGGTATTCGGACCCTGGTCCACCAGTGTGCCGTGGATGTTCATGGGCGGGATTCTCATGGCCAACTGCCTGGAAAGCGCAGGGCTTTTGCGGCGGGTGGCCTACTGGTGCATCATCAAGACCGGGGGGACCTACAACCGGATTTTATACGGCATCATGTTCACGGGCATCATCCTGAACCTGCTGATCCCGGCCCAGGCCGTGATCCCGCTGGCTGCGTTCACCTACGGCATCTGCCTGGCCCTGGATCTGGGCCGGTCCAAAGAATCGGCAGGCATCATGCTCACCGGTGCCATGGCGGCCCTGACACCGCTGTATTTCTTTTACAATCCCAATTTCAACATCATTGCCGGGGCAGGCATCACCGTATATGATGTGCCCATGACCTGGTTTCTGTATCTGTTTCACAATGCGCCCATGATACTGTGGTCGTTTTTCTGTGTATTTCTGATCACAAAAATATTCAAGCCGTCCAAAGAGATCAACTGCAAAGCCTATGTCAGTGAGGCCTATGACAAACTCGGAACGTTGACATCCAAAGAAAAAAAAGGATTGTTCGTCACGGTGCTTCTGGTGATTTTCCTGATGACCGGGGGGCTGCACCACATCAATATCGGTTGGGGGTTTGCCGTGGCCGGGTGCCTGATGTATCTGCCGGGCATCCGGGTAGGTACGGAGGACGACATCAAACGGATCAATTTTTCCCTGCTGTTCTTTGTCACGGCATGCATGGCCATCGGGGCCGCATCCAATGTGCTGGGCATCGGGAAAATTATTGCCCAGTATTCCACACCCATGATGGAAGCCAGCGGCAGCATGTTCACACTGGTGCTGGTCTGGGTGTTGAGTGTGGTGTCCAATTTCATTATGACACCGCTGGCCATCTGGGCGGCATTCACCGCACCCCTGGCGGAAATCGCTTTGAGTGTGGATATCAATCCGTTCTCTTTTTACTATGTCATTAATATGGCCACCAACCAGATCATTCTGCCCTATGAATATGCGCTGGTGCTGATTTACTTTTCCTTCGGCCTGATCCGGCTGCAGGATTTCGTTAAATTTTTCAGCATTAAAATGGTGTTCAATATCATTTTCATCGTGCTGATCATGATTCCCTACTGGAAGTTCATCGGCCTGATCTGA
- a CDS encoding aryl-sulfate sulfotransferase yields MSNKVTYNSYDHLITRQANAENQFLADFEKQTYTIDTPFVVHNPYLINPLCALVMFKTTQKVAPTVTVCGKRFERENLPHTFAADTVHKLPVLGLYEDFANQVTISLPDGTSKQITIQTGKLPEDVCRCLNVMTSADYLEDNFMFLTPAGKNLPTAYDYKGDIRWMLTENTMFDIKRAANGNILTGSSRFCRMPYNSTGLIELDMLGKIYKEYRLPGNYHHDHFEMEDGNLLVLTQDFTRDTVEDMCVLIDRNTGDILKTWDYKTFLPQDVAGSGSQDAHDWFHNNSVWYDKPTHSLTFSGRHQDAVVNIDFDSGRLNWIVGDPEGWPEEMVKKYFFTPVGDVKNFDWQYEQHAALITPEGDVMCFDNGQYRAKNKDNYIKNRDNFSRGVRYRIDTEKMEIEQVWQYGKERGQEFFSPYICNVEYYADGHYLIHSGGIGFKDGWADDGLGAFLDPKDPAVELRSVTVEEKDGVVLYELETQGNFYRAEKLPIYHDKDNVRFGAGQLLGQLDVTPEFDTVPDAQEVNEQPDAWHNVVIEEDEDRMVFHGRFERGTLAMICLEGDADSHHYFLNTSAVVHLAMCSGAFLEDDDRELKLNISKQGLKGKYQIKLIINDKKFDTGVSIFCP; encoded by the coding sequence ATGAGCAACAAAGTGACCTATAACAGCTACGACCATCTCATCACCCGCCAGGCCAACGCGGAAAACCAGTTTCTGGCGGATTTTGAAAAACAGACCTACACCATTGACACCCCGTTTGTCGTGCACAACCCCTACCTGATCAATCCGTTGTGCGCACTGGTGATGTTTAAAACCACCCAAAAGGTCGCACCCACGGTGACCGTATGCGGCAAACGGTTTGAAAGAGAAAACCTGCCCCACACCTTTGCAGCGGACACGGTGCACAAGCTGCCGGTCCTGGGGCTGTATGAAGATTTTGCCAACCAGGTGACAATCTCTTTGCCCGACGGCACATCCAAACAGATCACCATCCAGACCGGAAAACTGCCTGAAGATGTGTGCCGGTGCCTGAACGTGATGACTTCCGCCGATTATCTGGAAGACAATTTCATGTTTCTGACCCCGGCCGGCAAAAACCTGCCCACGGCTTACGACTACAAAGGCGATATCCGGTGGATGCTCACGGAAAACACCATGTTTGACATCAAACGGGCTGCCAACGGCAATATTCTCACCGGTTCCAGCCGGTTCTGCCGCATGCCCTACAATTCCACGGGCCTGATCGAACTGGATATGCTGGGCAAAATCTACAAGGAATACCGGCTGCCCGGCAACTACCACCATGATCACTTTGAAATGGAAGACGGCAACCTGCTGGTGCTGACCCAGGATTTCACCCGGGATACCGTAGAAGACATGTGTGTGCTCATTGACCGCAACACCGGTGATATCCTCAAAACCTGGGATTACAAGACCTTCCTTCCCCAGGATGTGGCCGGTTCCGGATCCCAGGATGCCCATGACTGGTTCCACAACAACTCGGTGTGGTATGACAAGCCCACCCATTCTTTGACCTTTTCCGGCCGGCACCAGGATGCCGTGGTGAACATCGATTTTGATTCCGGCAGGCTCAACTGGATCGTGGGAGACCCGGAAGGCTGGCCTGAAGAGATGGTAAAAAAATATTTTTTCACCCCCGTGGGGGATGTAAAGAATTTTGACTGGCAGTATGAGCAGCATGCAGCCCTGATCACGCCGGAAGGGGATGTGATGTGCTTTGACAACGGCCAGTACCGGGCCAAGAACAAAGACAATTATATCAAGAACCGGGACAATTTCTCCAGAGGGGTGAGATACCGCATTGACACCGAAAAAATGGAGATCGAACAGGTGTGGCAGTACGGCAAGGAGCGGGGCCAGGAATTTTTCTCTCCTTATATCTGCAATGTGGAGTATTATGCAGACGGGCATTACCTGATCCATTCCGGCGGGATCGGATTCAAGGATGGCTGGGCCGACGACGGGCTGGGCGCATTCCTGGATCCCAAAGACCCGGCTGTGGAGCTGCGGTCCGTGACCGTGGAGGAAAAAGACGGGGTGGTGCTGTACGAACTGGAAACCCAAGGCAATTTCTACCGGGCGGAAAAACTGCCCATCTACCATGACAAAGACAATGTGCGGTTCGGTGCGGGTCAGCTGCTGGGACAACTGGATGTCACCCCGGAATTTGACACCGTGCCCGATGCTCAAGAAGTCAATGAACAGCCGGATGCCTGGCACAATGTGGTGATCGAAGAAGATGAAGACCGCATGGTGTTTCACGGCCGGTTTGAAAGAGGCACCCTGGCCATGATCTGCCTGGAAGGAGATGCCGACAGCCATCATTATTTTCTCAACACCTCGGCGGTCGTGCATCTGGCCATGTGCTCGGGCGCGTTTCTGGAAGACGATGACCGGGAACTGAAACTCAACATCAGCAAACAGGGTTTGAAAGGAAAATACCAGATCAAGCTGATCATCAACGACAAGAAATTTGACACCGGCGTTTCCATTTTCTGTCCGTAA
- a CDS encoding thioredoxin family protein, with product MIQELDTNGFDQLDKSGSMMVEFYSKVCGPCKMLAFVLRDIDKLKPEFPIFTIDFDENKELKERLGVKGFPTMLFLKDGEEVNRITGLQQKPAIVKAIDEIL from the coding sequence ATGATTCAGGAACTGGATACCAACGGATTTGACCAGCTGGACAAATCCGGGTCCATGATGGTGGAATTTTATTCCAAAGTCTGCGGCCCCTGCAAAATGCTGGCGTTTGTGCTGCGCGACATTGACAAGCTCAAACCGGAATTTCCCATCTTTACCATTGATTTTGACGAAAACAAGGAATTAAAGGAACGCCTGGGCGTGAAGGGATTTCCCACCATGCTGTTTTTAAAAGACGGCGAGGAAGTCAACCGGATCACCGGTCTGCAGCAGAAACCCGCCATTGTCAAAGCCATAGACGAGATTTTATAA
- a CDS encoding NAD(P)/FAD-dependent oxidoreductase, with protein MTPYDIVIIGAGPAGLTAAIYAVRANMSVLIVDQLAPGGQMVNTNEIENYTGTGRINGAELSMKMYEHTQELGVAFDYKTITGITDNGPFKILASEEDDTKIVTHAVIIATGTIPRKLGISGEDRFAGAGISWCAICDGAQYRDKDVVVIGGGNSAVEESLYLAGITHSLTIVTMFDLTADPKVCGQLRALPNVTIYPYQEVLEFTGQDVLNGVRFKSTKQDQKERHVHCDGVFEYIGLEPTSNAFGHLGILDDMGFIQVNEDMQTTISGIYGAGDVTVKKLRQIVTACSDGAIAANSAAKYVEKLKGETTP; from the coding sequence ATGACCCCATATGATATCGTTATAATCGGTGCCGGCCCTGCCGGCCTGACTGCAGCCATCTATGCCGTCCGGGCCAACATGTCCGTGCTGATCGTGGATCAGCTGGCCCCGGGCGGCCAGATGGTGAATACCAATGAAATTGAAAACTACACCGGCACGGGCCGCATCAACGGGGCCGAGCTGAGCATGAAAATGTATGAACACACCCAGGAACTGGGGGTGGCGTTTGACTACAAAACCATCACCGGCATCACGGACAACGGCCCTTTCAAAATTCTGGCCAGTGAAGAAGATGACACAAAAATTGTCACCCATGCCGTGATCATCGCCACCGGCACCATCCCCAGAAAACTGGGCATCTCCGGTGAGGACCGGTTTGCCGGGGCCGGGATCAGCTGGTGCGCCATCTGTGACGGGGCCCAGTACCGGGACAAGGATGTGGTGGTGATCGGCGGGGGCAACTCCGCCGTGGAGGAATCTTTGTATCTGGCCGGCATTACCCATTCTTTGACCATTGTCACCATGTTCGATCTCACGGCCGATCCCAAGGTGTGCGGACAGCTCCGGGCCCTGCCCAATGTCACCATCTATCCATATCAGGAAGTGCTTGAATTCACCGGACAAGACGTTCTGAACGGAGTGCGGTTCAAATCCACGAAACAAGATCAAAAAGAACGCCATGTCCACTGTGACGGGGTGTTTGAATACATCGGCCTGGAACCCACCTCCAATGCCTTTGGACACCTGGGCATCCTGGATGACATGGGCTTCATCCAGGTGAATGAAGATATGCAGACAACGATTTCCGGCATATACGGGGCCGGGGATGTGACCGTGAAAAAACTGCGGCAGATCGTGACCGCCTGCTCCGACGGTGCCATTGCCGCCAACAGTGCGGCCAAATATGTGGAAAAACTCAAAGGCGAGACCACGCCTTGA
- a CDS encoding Crp/Fnr family transcriptional regulator: MSGLLRISACAESGRRITFLLVKRGEPYNLLGPYLDCGRFLEAEAARPTRCLRIQGNQFMTFVTDHPVIVPNILRWIGIGLDSANSRILDLMEKKVENRVLRVLSTLYEKFGTPLLFTSQEISEIAGTTPESTLRTMGQLRDMGIITTQRGQIRIHDPAALKNIEFGSLKI, translated from the coding sequence ATGTCCGGGCTGCTGCGGATCAGTGCGTGTGCGGAAAGCGGCCGACGGATCACGTTTCTGCTGGTCAAACGGGGAGAACCCTACAACCTGCTGGGCCCTTATCTGGACTGCGGCCGGTTCCTGGAAGCTGAGGCGGCCCGGCCCACCCGGTGCCTGCGCATCCAGGGCAATCAATTCATGACTTTTGTGACTGACCATCCGGTCATCGTTCCCAATATCCTTCGATGGATCGGCATCGGTCTGGACAGTGCCAACTCCCGGATTTTGGATCTGATGGAAAAAAAAGTGGAAAACCGGGTGCTCCGGGTGCTCAGCACTTTGTACGAAAAATTCGGGACCCCGCTGCTGTTCACCAGCCAGGAAATATCGGAAATCGCCGGCACCACGCCGGAATCCACCCTTCGAACCATGGGCCAGCTCCGGGACATGGGCATCATCACCACCCAGCGGGGACAGATCCGGATTCATGATCCGGCAGCCCTCAAAAATATCGAATTCGGCAGCCTGAAAATCTAA
- a CDS encoding DMT family transporter, with protein MSHDPAFVFRQALTRTTLGAVMISFSAVFVKIAQVTPTGSAFYRVFFGGCFLLIILLVRRQMQWYGWRFLKLALITGLFFALDLYAWHRSIQYVGPGLATILGNFEVFMVPAVAFVIYGEKPSVRLLISIPPAMIGLFMIVGTPWGQLTPDFRLGIYYGIATAVFYTGFLMVFRRMQSEADSPPVVYTLMVVSFATALFLGLEMVRNAESFAIPDMPSLGALVGLGLMCQTLGWLLIGHSLPRIPAAIAGLALLLQPSLSFVWDVLFFNRETSAMAWTGVVLALCAIYIGTTSSRT; from the coding sequence ATGTCCCATGATCCTGCATTTGTTTTCCGCCAGGCCCTGACCCGGACCACCCTGGGCGCTGTGATGATCAGTTTTTCCGCGGTATTTGTCAAAATCGCCCAGGTGACCCCCACGGGGTCTGCATTTTACCGGGTGTTTTTCGGCGGTTGTTTTTTGCTGATCATCCTGCTGGTCCGCCGGCAGATGCAATGGTACGGATGGCGGTTTCTGAAGCTGGCGTTGATCACGGGCCTGTTCTTTGCCCTGGACCTGTATGCCTGGCATCGCAGCATCCAGTATGTGGGGCCGGGCCTGGCCACGATTCTGGGCAACTTTGAGGTGTTCATGGTGCCGGCCGTGGCGTTTGTGATTTATGGTGAAAAACCCTCGGTCCGGCTGCTGATTTCCATCCCCCCGGCCATGATCGGGCTGTTCATGATCGTGGGCACCCCCTGGGGCCAGCTGACACCGGATTTCCGTCTGGGCATTTACTACGGCATTGCCACGGCCGTGTTCTACACGGGTTTTCTCATGGTGTTCCGGCGGATGCAGTCCGAGGCCGACAGCCCGCCTGTGGTGTACACCCTCATGGTGGTGTCCTTTGCCACGGCCCTGTTTCTGGGGCTGGAAATGGTACGCAACGCAGAATCGTTTGCCATCCCGGACATGCCGTCTCTGGGCGCCCTGGTGGGGCTGGGCCTGATGTGCCAGACCCTGGGCTGGTTACTCATCGGCCATTCTCTGCCCAGAATTCCGGCGGCCATTGCCGGGCTGGCCCTGCTGCTCCAGCCCTCATTGTCCTTTGTATGGGATGTGCTGTTTTTCAACCGGGAGACCTCGGCCATGGCCTGGACCGGGGTGGTGCTGGCCCTTTGCGCCATTTATATCGGTACCACCAGCAGCCGGACATGA
- a CDS encoding 50S ribosomal protein L11 methyltransferase produces the protein MKNPYQNLVIHYFEGMLSLDTDISSDPRFLGLWQEQGTSFVFFSQPVPDLADRIKTDNPGVEFKDVYDMTWEQWHGDAVHPYDVADFCIFPPWEVPEHIHGKRPVMMDPGVVFGTGLHPTTHDCLDLICRVCACEPVHTVLDIGTGTGLLALGAAAMGCDRVLACDFNLLAVKTTKKNIALNHWDDRILAFQARGETTVDLPCDLLVANIHYDIMRQLLDSPEFVKKPRVILSGLLRSEARDVAAALEKRQMTILEHRSPDGIWHTFLARPRADRPKHAPVRSTGSISGTAKE, from the coding sequence ATGAAAAACCCGTATCAAAACCTGGTGATCCACTATTTTGAAGGCATGCTTTCCCTGGACACGGATATCTCATCTGATCCGCGGTTTCTGGGTCTCTGGCAGGAACAGGGCACCTCGTTCGTGTTTTTTTCCCAACCTGTGCCGGATCTGGCTGACCGGATAAAAACAGACAACCCCGGCGTCGAGTTCAAAGATGTGTATGACATGACCTGGGAGCAGTGGCACGGAGATGCCGTTCACCCCTATGATGTGGCGGATTTCTGTATTTTTCCGCCCTGGGAGGTCCCTGAACACATCCATGGAAAACGTCCGGTCATGATGGATCCGGGCGTGGTGTTCGGCACGGGGCTTCACCCCACCACCCATGACTGCCTGGATCTCATTTGCCGGGTGTGTGCATGTGAACCCGTCCACACGGTGCTGGATATCGGCACCGGTACGGGGCTTCTGGCCTTAGGGGCCGCGGCCATGGGATGTGACCGGGTTTTGGCCTGTGATTTCAATCTTCTGGCAGTGAAAACCACCAAAAAAAACATCGCCCTCAACCACTGGGACGACCGGATACTGGCGTTTCAGGCCAGAGGCGAAACCACTGTGGACCTGCCCTGTGATCTGCTGGTGGCCAATATTCATTATGATATCATGCGGCAGTTGCTGGACAGCCCGGAATTTGTTAAAAAACCCCGGGTCATTCTGTCCGGGCTGCTGCGGTCCGAGGCCCGGGACGTGGCTGCGGCCCTGGAAAAAAGACAGATGACCATTCTGGAGCACCGAAGCCCGGACGGGATCTGGCACACGTTTCTGGCCCGTCCCCGGGCAGACCGTCCCAAACACGCCCCGGTCCGCAGTACCGGCTCAATTTCCGGAACCGCAAAGGAATGA
- the prmA gene encoding 50S ribosomal protein L11 methyltransferase, which produces MEYRKIIAGFESDNPALAEELICDMFFSSGVNGVVCHLPLAEPDEGFGTPTPIVPDGNRIEGYLPETLDADKILAQLICRAEALAQDGIHVIVRTETVADQDWAHAWKAYFHVIRITDRIVVKPAWQPFDPEPDDLVIHLDPGMAFGTGTHPSTCMCLKQIQAELSPGQTFLDVGCGSGILMIAAARLGASRMAGIDTDSAAVAVAKENLEKNEVSADQYHLCTGTLDQMDPTPYDLIAANIIAQTLVAIMADIRLRMAPDGRAVLSGIILERLPDVETALEQQGLTILTRDTDAEWVTITVGRESCD; this is translated from the coding sequence ATGGAATACCGAAAAATCATTGCCGGGTTTGAATCAGACAATCCGGCCCTGGCCGAAGAATTGATCTGTGACATGTTTTTTTCATCCGGTGTCAACGGCGTGGTGTGTCATCTGCCCTTAGCGGAACCGGACGAAGGGTTCGGCACGCCCACGCCGATAGTGCCCGACGGCAACCGCATTGAAGGGTATCTGCCTGAAACTTTGGATGCGGATAAAATTCTGGCACAGCTCATTTGCCGGGCCGAAGCACTGGCACAGGACGGCATCCATGTGATTGTCCGGACGGAAACCGTGGCGGATCAGGACTGGGCACATGCCTGGAAAGCGTACTTTCATGTGATACGCATCACAGACCGCATTGTGGTGAAGCCAGCATGGCAACCGTTTGATCCGGAACCGGACGATCTGGTGATCCACCTGGATCCGGGCATGGCGTTCGGGACCGGCACCCATCCTTCCACCTGCATGTGCTTGAAGCAGATTCAGGCCGAACTTAGCCCTGGACAGACATTTCTGGATGTGGGGTGCGGGTCGGGGATTCTGATGATTGCCGCTGCCAGACTGGGGGCATCCCGGATGGCGGGAATTGACACGGATTCGGCGGCCGTGGCTGTGGCCAAGGAAAACCTGGAGAAAAATGAGGTGTCTGCTGATCAGTATCACCTGTGTACCGGCACCCTGGATCAGATGGATCCCACACCATATGACCTGATTGCCGCCAATATCATTGCCCAGACCCTGGTGGCCATTATGGCGGATATCCGTCTACGCATGGCCCCGGATGGCAGAGCCGTTCTTTCCGGGATCATCCTGGAGCGGCTGCCGGATGTGGAAACAGCCCTGGAACAGCAGGGGCTGACCATACTGACCCGGGACACGGATGCAGAGTGGGTCACAATCACGGTGGGCCGGGAATCCTGTGACTGA
- a CDS encoding ABC transporter permease, producing the protein MTELNINHTDTGRTLVFSGRMDADGIAKIWEKACDGIGTHAGTDLTLDLSGVTYFDMAGAAFVVHLDRTAREQNLKSIRTTGLDPAAATLVERISRNELTEPAPAPPAGRIRMFVANQGQSLAEFWEDVKNYIAFFGEICWFFGTSLVRPNRIRWGETWRVAEQAGVNALPIVALISFIVGLVMAFQSAIPMKMFGAEIYVANLIGLAMVRELGPLMTAIVLAGRSASAFAAEIGTMKINEEIDALTIMGLEPVRFLILPRVIASTVMTPLLTVFAILVGILGGAVVILSMGHPFSAYYNQVVGFVSWGDFVGGMIKCFVFGVLIAATGCIRGYQTRQGPSAVGEAATRAVVSSIILIAVFDGIFSIIYYVLDV; encoded by the coding sequence GTGACTGAGCTGAACATCAATCACACCGATACGGGCCGGACCCTTGTTTTTTCCGGGCGCATGGACGCCGACGGCATTGCAAAGATATGGGAAAAGGCCTGTGACGGCATCGGTACCCATGCCGGGACAGACCTGACCCTGGATTTGTCCGGGGTCACCTATTTTGACATGGCCGGTGCCGCGTTTGTGGTCCATCTTGACCGGACGGCCCGGGAACAGAACCTGAAATCCATCCGCACCACCGGACTGGACCCGGCCGCTGCCACCCTGGTGGAACGGATTTCCCGGAATGAGCTTACCGAACCGGCCCCGGCACCGCCTGCCGGCCGCATCCGGATGTTTGTGGCAAACCAGGGCCAAAGCCTGGCCGAATTTTGGGAGGATGTTAAAAACTATATTGCGTTTTTCGGGGAGATCTGCTGGTTTTTCGGTACCAGCCTGGTGCGCCCGAACCGGATCCGGTGGGGTGAAACGTGGCGGGTGGCGGAACAGGCCGGGGTGAATGCATTGCCCATTGTGGCCCTGATCAGCTTTATTGTGGGCCTGGTCATGGCGTTTCAGTCCGCCATTCCCATGAAAATGTTCGGCGCGGAAATCTATGTGGCCAATCTTATCGGCCTGGCCATGGTCCGGGAACTGGGGCCGTTGATGACGGCCATTGTCCTGGCCGGGCGGTCTGCGTCCGCGTTTGCCGCAGAAATCGGTACCATGAAAATCAATGAAGAGATTGATGCCCTGACCATCATGGGCCTGGAACCGGTGCGGTTTCTGATCCTGCCCCGGGTGATCGCTTCCACGGTGATGACGCCTTTGCTCACGGTGTTTGCCATCCTGGTGGGAATCCTGGGAGGGGCCGTGGTGATTCTGTCCATGGGGCATCCGTTTTCCGCGTATTACAACCAGGTGGTGGGATTTGTGTCCTGGGGGGATTTTGTGGGTGGGATGATCAAATGCTTTGTGTTCGGGGTGCTCATTGCCGCCACGGGATGCATCCGGGGATACCAGACCCGTCAGGGGCCGTCCGCCGTGGGTGAGGCCGCCACAAGGGCCGTGGTGTCGTCCATCATTCTCATTGCCGTGTTTGACGGGATTTTTTCAATTATTTACTATGTGTTGGATGTGTGA
- a CDS encoding ABC transporter ATP-binding protein: MKEPIIQVKHLFAGYDGQAIMEDLTFDINKGEIFVILGGSGCGKSTVLKHMIGLLPPVSGQVLIHGQDMVAARGKERTRLLRQIGVAFQNGALFGSMTVLENIMLPLTAFTALSDAAARTLALAKLGLVDLIRHSHLLPGELSGGMRKRAAIARAMALDPGVLFLDEPSAGLDPLTSAELDLLIKDLAQTLGITFVIVTHELESILTIADNTIILEKELKGIIATGHPKDLKADPANEYAYRFFNRDPEKEKKP, translated from the coding sequence GTGAAAGAACCGATTATACAAGTGAAGCACCTGTTTGCCGGGTATGACGGCCAGGCCATTATGGAGGATCTGACCTTTGACATCAACAAAGGAGAGATCTTTGTGATCCTGGGCGGGTCCGGATGCGGCAAGAGCACCGTGCTCAAGCACATGATCGGGCTGTTGCCGCCCGTGTCCGGCCAGGTACTGATTCATGGTCAGGACATGGTGGCGGCCCGGGGAAAAGAACGGACCCGGCTGCTGCGGCAGATCGGTGTGGCGTTCCAGAACGGGGCATTGTTCGGCTCCATGACCGTGCTGGAAAATATCATGCTGCCTCTGACCGCGTTTACGGCTTTGTCCGATGCAGCCGCCAGAACCCTTGCCCTGGCCAAACTCGGGCTGGTGGATCTGATCCGGCACAGCCATCTGCTGCCGGGCGAATTGAGCGGGGGTATGAGAAAACGGGCCGCCATTGCCCGGGCCATGGCCCTGGATCCCGGAGTCCTGTTTCTGGATGAACCGTCCGCCGGTCTGGATCCGCTGACCTCCGCAGAGCTGGATCTGCTCATCAAAGATCTGGCCCAGACCCTGGGCATCACGTTTGTGATCGTCACCCATGAACTGGAGAGCATTCTTACCATTGCCGACAACACCATCATACTGGAAAAAGAATTAAAAGGGATCATCGCCACAGGCCATCCCAAAGACCTGAAAGCGGATCCCGCCAACGAATACGCGTACCGGTTTTTCAACCGGGACCCTGAAAAAGAGAAAAAACCATGA